TTAGTAAATATTAGTCTAAAGATTTGCATACGCCTATCCGATCAAATTGCCTATATTGGACGACGTAAATTTTAAAAGAATTATTACTATTTGAAGTCCCCTAAAAAGCATCGCTTTCTTTTATTTGGATTGATTATCGCAGGCGCTATTTCGTGTGCCACACCCCGGGCACCAACAGGTGGGCCTTCAGATAAAGCCGGTCCTAAAGTGGAATACACTATACCTGAAACCGGAACAACCAATTTTGATGGGCGTTCTTTCACCTTTCAGTTTAATGAATTTGTAAATCGTTCTACGGTTGCAAGCGCGATCACCGTGGAGCCTGACTTAGGAATTGAATACAAGTTAGACTGGCGTAGAACGCAACTCACCATCGAGTTTGAAGATTCCTTTCCTGATTCAACAACCATCATCTTAACGCTGGGAACAGATCTTTCTGACACCAAAGGGAATAAACTGGGCAGCCCAATCAGGTTGGCTATTTCTACCGGGGATGAAATTGATCAGGGAGAAGTCTCAGGACGGATTCGACTCGCATCCAATGGGAGAGGAGCCGGAGATCAGAAAGTATTGCTATATAGGTCACCGTTCGACTTCACCCAAAAAGCCAGCTATGAAGCTCAAACCGATACAGGAGGAGTTTTTGAGTTTTCTTATTTAGCGGATGGAAGATATAAAGCTCTCTATGTGGATGATCGCAACAGAAACAAAATTTGGGATCAGGGTTCTGAGTCGGCTTACCCTTTTTTCAAAGAATTCATCACACTAGAGAAAGAAGGTAAGGATACGCTGGATGTAATCTACACTTCACAAATTGATTCTATAGCACCAAACCTTCAAGGGGTAGGGCTATTTTCTACAAACAGAATGAGGCTCAGGTTTAGTGAAAATGTTAGGATAACAGAAAATACCGAACTGACCATTTTAGACTCGCTGGGAAGCCAATATTCAACTGCTTATCCGCTCTATATTTCACCCAAGGAGCAATTTGTGGCTTTTGCACAAAGTGAAGAACCGCTACTGGAGAACAAAGACTATACTTTAAGATTATCAGGGATAACAGATGCATCGGGTAATTCGGTTGATACATCAGGCTATGCTTTCACAGGTTCGGCTCAGGAAGACACCACCATGCAGCGCCATATTTCGGCAAACGGAGCAAACGGTATTCTTCAGGATGAAGTGTTTGAAGTTACTTTCGCTGCCCCTATAACTGACACCGACATCATAGACTCTACCGTAGTGATAGAAGGACAGGTAGATTTTGATGACTGGCCGGAAATGGAAACCAACCGAAATAAGCTTTTGATTAGACCACAGGGTGAGTGGATAGCGGGAGTGGAGTACCAGTTTTTGGTTTGGAATCCGGTTACTCAGCGCCGAAAGTTGTATGAGCCGCAAGTATGGGATTCAACTGAGTATGGTGAAATTGAAGTGGTCCTTGAGAATGTAGATTCTACGGATATACATTACCTCAGAGTACTAAGTCCGGATGGTGAAGAGCAGTCATTTACGAAATTCAATCAAACCACGACGGTTTCAGCATTACCACCTCTTTCATACACACTGATCCTATTTAAGGATAAAAACGGCGACGGAAAGTGGAATCGAGGTTCTGTTGTTCCTTACAAATCACCTGAGCGATATTATGTCCAGGAAGGACTCCGCGTGCAAGAGGGGTTCACTTCAGGAGTGAACATCAATTTCGATTAAAAAGCACAATTTTTTGTTGCTGACATTGAAATTCTATGATGTATACCTGCGTTAATCCACCTGAAAGCATTTAAACCCATTTAAAGCATGGATTTTTGAAAATTGTAATATTCGATCAAGAAACTTAAAAATCCCTGCTGTAATCCGTATCTTCTGGAACCGCTTCCAATATCAATTAATAAGAATATGTCGGTAAACACTAAAACATCACCAACTAAGAAAGCTTCAGCTCAACCTTCAAATGCTCAGCATGTGCAGGAGCCGTATTCAGCCAAAAACAAAATTCGCTTTGTAACAGCCGCCAGTTTATTTGATGGCCACGATGCCAGTATCAACATAATGCGTCGTATTTTGCAAAGTAGTGGAGCTGAGGTTATTCACTTAGGCCATAATCGCTCGGTACACGAGATTGTAAACTGCGCTATTCAGGAAGATGCCCAGGGTATAGCAATAAGTTCTTACCAAGGCGGACACGTTGAGTATTTTAAATATATGATTGAACTGCTCGAAGAGCACGGAGCAGGTCACATCAAAGTATTTGGCGGTGGCGGTGGTGTGATTGTTGAGTCTGAAATTGAAGAACTTCATAATGCCGGAGTAACCCGAATCTTTTCAGTAGATGATGGAAGCTCAATGGGATTGCAGGGCATGATCAACTTCATGCTGAAAGAATGTGACTTCAACCCTCTTTCTGTAGCTAAGCCGGAAATCAAAAAGCTAAAGCAAAGAGATACCATTGCACTCTCCAGAGCTTTAACCGCTATTGAGAATGAAGCCGATGATGTGCTTAGCCTGAAAGAAGGCAAGCTGACGGATGCAAAAGGCAAAGAAATTGAACTGTCTGAAAAGATCATTCCTTTAGTTGGAATCACCGGAACAGGCGGAGCAGGAAAAAGCTCGCTTACCGATGAACTCGTACGCCGTTTCCTTACAGAATTTGAAGACCTCACCATTGGTATTATTTCAGTAGATCCATCCAAGGTGAAAACAGGCGGTGCGCTTTTGGGAGACCGCATCCGAATGAACAGCATTGATACCGACAGAGTGTTTATGCGAAGTATGGCAACCCGTGCTTCTAATCGATCTACCAGTAAGGGATTATTGGGAGCTATTGAGCTTTATAAAGCGGCAGGATTTGATCTTATCGTTGTTGAAACCTCAGGAATTGGACAGAGTGGAACCGAGATTGTAGATATCACTGATATTCCGATGTATGTGATGACCAGTGAGTATGGAGCTGCTACCCAGCTAGAAAAAATCAACATGCTCGATCTGGCTGAACTGGTTGTGCTTAATAAATTTGAGAAGAAAGGTTCTCTGGATGCACTGCGGGATGTTCGCAAGCAAATGATTCGAAATATGGGTCAGTGGCATGCCAAGCAGGAAGATATGCCGGTTTACCCAACTATAGCCGCGCAGTTTAATGATGAAGGCGTGAACCGCTTATTCAAGGCTTTGGTCGATAAGATTAATGGCCATTACAGTATTGGTTGGGAAACCAAGATATACAACAATCCGGCTCCTGCTGAGAACATTCAGGCACAGGCTATTATCCCCGGAAAACGGGTGAGGTATTTATCTGAGATTTCAGAAACTGTTCGTGATTATCATACTTGGGTGGAAGATCAGGTTGATGTGGCGTCGAAACTGGATCAGGTTTCAGGAACAATAGATCAGTTAGAAAACTGGAACCCTGATGAAAAAGCGATTATGAAAGACAATCTCTCTACGATGAGGGAACACTGGCTTTCAAAACTGGATGTCCTTCCAAAGAAAATTCTGGAAGGCTGGGGTGAATTGTTTGAGAAATATCAGCAAGAATTTTTTGAAGTTCAGATTCGCGATAAGACTTTCAAGAATAAATTATACCGTGAATCGCTAAGTGGACTGCAAATTCCACGAGTTGCACTTCCAAAGACCAAACATAAAGGAGAGCAGCTGAAATTTGCCCTTAAAGAAAATCTACCCGGATATTTCCCATATACGGCAGGCGTATTTCCATTTAAACGGGAGGGAGAAGATCCAACGAGAATGTTTGCGGGTGAAGGAACACCGGAGCGAACCAATAAACGTTTTCATTATGTAAGTGAAGGGATGCCGGCGGCCCGACTTTCCACTGCTTTTGACTCAGTGACGCTCTATGGTGAAGACCCCGGCTACCGCCCGGATATTTACGGCAAGATTGGAAACTCCGGAGTTAGTATTTGTACCCTGGATGATATGAAGAAGCTGTATTCCGGCTTTGAACTCACCTCTCCAAAAACATCCGTTTCGATGACTATCAACGGTCCGGCGCCGATGATTTTGGCCATGTTTATGAACACAGCTATTGATCAGGAAGTGGAACGCTACCTGAAAGAGAATGGAAAATGGGAAGAGGCCAAGAAGAAAATCAAAGCCTACTTCAAAGAACGTGATGTAGAGCAGCCTCACTATGGAATGGAAATTCCCGAAGGTAGCGACGAGTTTGGTTTAGCTACATTGGGTATTTCTGGAGATCATTTGCTACCGGAAGACACTTATGAAGAGATCAAAGAACAAACGCTAAGCGTGGTCCGCGGAACCGTTCAGGCTGATATCCTTAAAGAAGATCAGGCCCAAAACACCTGTATTTTCTCCACTGAATTTGCCCTTAAGATGATGGGGGATATTCAGACTTATTTCACAGAACATAAAGTTCGGAATTACTACTCAGTGTCTATTTCCGGATATCATATTGCAGAAGCCGGCGCAAATCCTATTACACAGGCTGCTTTTACGCTGGCTAACGGTTTTACCTTTGTGGAATATTACCTGGCACGCGGACTGGATGTGGATGATTTTGCTCACAACCTGTCGTTCTTCTTTAGCAATGGCCTAGATCCTGAATATGCGGTGATCGGCCGTGTAGCACGTCGTATTTGGGCGGTAGCTATGAAGGATAAATACGAAGCCAACGATCGTTCCCAAAAACTGAAGTATCATATTCAAACCAGTGGCCGTTCGCTTCATGCACAGGAAATTCAGTTCAATGATATCCGTACAACACTGCAGGCGCTATTGGCTATTTATGATAACTGTAACTCCCTGCACACCAACGCTTACGATGAAGCAATAACGACTCCGACAGAGGAGTCAGTACGCCGTGCATTAGCTATCCAGATGATCATCAACAAGGAGATGGGGACAGCGAAGAATGAGAATATCAATCAGGGTTCCTACTTCATTGAAGAGCTTACTGATTTAGTTGAAGAAGCTATTTTGACAGAATTTGATCGCATCACCGAACGTGGTGGCGTATTGGGCGCGATGGAAAACATGTATCAGCGCGGCAAGATTCAGGATGAGTCACTTTATTATGAATCTAAGAAACACTCCGGCGAGCTTCCGATTATTGGTGTGAATACATTCCAGAAAGAAGAGGGTGGAGAAGAAGAGGACAAAGAAATCGATTTAATCCGCTCTACCGAAGAGGAGAAGCGTCAGCAGATTGAAAACCTCGAGAAGTTCTGGAAACGAAATGAGAAAGATGCTGAAGAAGCCATCGAACGACTCAAAGAAGTAGCCCGTAATAACGGCAACTTATTTGAAGAACTCATGGAGACCGTAAAAGTCGCTTCATTGGGTCAGATCTCTCATGCCTTGTATGAGGTAGGTGGGCAGTATCGACGGAACATGTAATTTCGTTGATTGGTTAATCGTTATTCGGAAATCGATAGATTTGGCAGGAACGATTAACCAATCAACGATTAACGAATCACTCGAACTCTGACAAAACCTTATCCAGCTGATCAAAAGCCTTAGATAAGCCGTCTTTCATACCCATCTCCAAGATTTGGTTCAGCTGTTCTTCTGATTCATATTCTGTGATCATCATCATCTCGGTGTGTCCGGAGACTTCGTTGAAGTTCGCAGCGAAATGCGCAACGGGCAGGTCAGTATTTACCTTTCCATCTTCATCACAAAAAACATCATCGCCGGTAAAATTGTGAGGCTCCTCAATGGAATTGTAGTTGGTGCGGCCCCAATGTTCTTCACCGTTTGGTCCAATCATGGCATAAATGCGGTGTCCGTCTTCCTTAAACTCCATGTGGGTAGTTTTAGACTTCCAGGGTTTAGGAGCCCACCATTGGTCCAGAAGTTTCGATTCAGTCCAGGTCTTCCAAACCAGGGAAACCGGAGCTTCAAAGGTGCGGGTGACGGTTAGTATATTCTTGCGTGAAGTAAAGTTTGTGTTAGCCATGTGCAGATTACGTTTAGTAGTTCGGTTTAATATAGTACAGTGATTTGAAAAATCATCAGGTGCACTTCTCTATTCTATTTTAGTGGCACAATCCATACATTCTGATATTATGGCTCCACAAAAAGATAGAAAAAGAGTAATTGGAAACGACCTTCGGAATAATGATCCTGATGAAGAGCCGGAGTTTGAGTTAGACCAAGAGCAGGGTGAAAGCGATGCCGAAACCAATCCCGATTTTGAAGCTACATCCTATCATGTTGATAAGAAAAGCACGTTTAAGCGAGACTCTATTGTGATTGGGATTTTCATAATAATAACGTTCTTCTGGTATTTTGATGGAAAGCCGTTGGAAGCACTAGGGATGAGAGGTGATTCGGGGCAAGTCACAGAGGTTATTCAACAAAGTGATGCTGGTGCAGGTTTTGCTTTTCTGGATTATTTGAGTGCTGTCAACGAACTTGAATTTTCACGTGAGCCTTCTCAAAATCAGGTAAATGCCCTCTATCAAAACGGGGTTCCTTTGGAATATATGCAGGAACTGGAGCGCTTGAATTATTTGGAAGAACTAAGTTATACAGGCGTAATTGGGCTGTATGCGAATGGAGTTCCCATTGAGTATATACAGAATCTAGGGCGTATAGATTATTTGGATGAGGTAAACTATTCGGGCATCATAGGGTTGTATTCCAGCGGAGTATCCGAAGATTATTTAACAGGGCTAAACCGACTGGATTACCTCGATGAAACCAGTTATTCAGGTATTATCGGATTATACTCAAGTGGTGTCCCGCTTAGTTACATGCAGACTCTAAATCAATTCGATTATCTGGATGAAGTATCCTATTCAGGCATTATTGGGATGTATGCGAATGGTGTAACTGAAGATTTTATCAGGGAGCTGGGTCGCCGTGATATGTTGGATGAAATGAGCTATACCGAAGTCATTACAATGTATCAGAACAATTAAGTATTCATCTAAACCCTTCTCTTAACATTCATTTTTATATGAAGAAACTCCTTAGCCTGTTTGCAGTCCTTTTATTCTGTTCACCCTTAGTTTTCTCCCAATCTCCAAAAGAAGGGGTATGGAAAGGAGCAATCATTTATGAAAGCGTCGAAGTTCCTTTCAACTTTGAGTATGCAAACTCTGAAGAAAGTGATCCAACCCTAATATTTATAAATGGTGAAGATCGGGCTTCACTGAAAGCAGAAGTAAGAAACGACAGTCTCATTATTCCCATGTTCGGATTTGACATCACGTTGAAAATGGCGATGGGCGAAGAGCGAATGACGGGAGAGCTAATAAAGCATTACCGAAATCAGAGCTATGCTTTTGAAGCTGTATATGGATTGCCCCGATATGAAATTACTGAGGAAACGAACCCAGTTGAAGTTGGATCCCGCTGGGCGATGAAAGTAAATGCCGGACAAAGCAGTGAGTATCCGGCTGTTGGACTTTTTGAGCAGAATGGAAATAGAGTAACTGGAACCATCATGACCAAAGTAAGTGACTATCGGTTTTTTGAAGGTAAGGTTGAGGGCAATGCGTTGGTTATGTCCACCTTCGATGGAGTGCATTCTTTTGTGTTGAAGGGAGTTTATGATGAAACCTTAGATAGTTGGAGTGGGGAGTTAATTTTAGATAATGGTTACGCTCAGAAGTGGGGGGCAGAGAAGGATGAATCCGCGGAGCTTCCTAATCCCTTTGAAATGGTAGATCTGAGTGAAAAAGATATTAAGCCTGATTTCGATAAGTTATCCGCCTTGTCAAATCAAAAAATTGACCCAGAAACTTATAAAGGTAAGGTGCTCGTCATTCAGTTGATGGGAACTTGGTGTGCAAACAGTCAGGATCAAACACGCTACCTCACCAATTGGTATGCGAAAAACAAAGACCGGAATGTCGAGATACTGGCTGTGAATTATGAGGCGAATTATAGCCCTGAATATGGATTAAGCCGAATAGAAACCTATAAAGAGCGGCTGGGTATAGAATACGATATGATTTTAGGAGGTCGGATTAGCAAATCTGAAGCGGCTCATCCTTTCCCTTTTATGGATCAAATTGAGGCTTTCCCGACACTGGTCATTATTGATAAAGAAGGATATGCCCGCCACGTTCACAGCTATTTTACGGGTCCCGCAACCGGTGAGTACTATGAGGACTTTGACAGACGATTTAATGCAATTATAGATGAACTTGTTGCCGAATAAGCCCTTCAAAAAGATTAACCTTTCTTCTTTTTCTTTTTTGGCTCCGGCAGTTCTTTCAATGTAACCCGGATTAACTCACTCAGCCATTCTGAATCCTCAAGCTTATCTTCAATCAAAAAGCTATTCTTTGCACCTTTGTAGGGTGGGGCTTCTATTACGTTGCCAATATAATCTCGACCGGCTTGAGTGGGCTTTACAAAAAGCTTGTTGTCACAAATCAACCCAAAAATTTTCCCATCGGAAAATATTCCATACTCCCCGAACATGCTCTTAGCATGGATACTGCCAGTATTTTGAATTTGTTCAACAACGAAATCTACGAAGTCTTTATCTGTTGCCATTCTTTATTAGTGGTAAGGGTTGAATTCCAAAATAGAAGAACTATTCGATTTTGGTACAAGAAATTTTCCAGGTTGGATAGGAAAACGTCTCTGCCTTATCAGTCCACTCACCAACCCAGTTGAATTGGTTATCCGTTATTTCTGAAAAAGTGAGTCTGAAATACCCTTCATTTCCATTTGGTGAAGCTTGATCCCTGTAGAATGAGATGCTTTCCTTTTCAGTCTTTGTACCTTCCCAAGCCGGTAGTCTGCTGGGGATGGATCCTGATGCATAATAGTGGACATACCATTTAAGGCTGTCAGCATTGAATTGTCGGATACTTCCTGAATGTGCACCATCGGCTTTCAGGGTTTCATCTTGAACGGCTTTACCATTCATGATGTATTTGAAGATCCAGTACATATCAACCGGTTCATTCCAGGAACCATCCTGGGCACGGCTTTCTGAACTGCATTCGCTTTTGCCAATGAGTGGTGCAAAATCGCCAACTTGTTCAGGAGCATCCGGATTAAGCTGACCATAAGGATGAGCTTCTGAAGGTTCATATTCATATTGAGCGAAAGCAGGGATTATTGAGGCGGTAAAAAGAAAAAGAAGTAGCAAGAGAGATTTCATTAGCCCATTCATCTAAAGTGATAGTATCTGTTTAGCATTGGGAAACCTACGGCATTCATCAATATAAGGTTCATTGCTGGTAAATTGTGCGGATAATAGATAGGAGACTTCTACCGGGGATAATCAATAAAATAGAAATTTGAGCTGGTAATTCATCTTAATTTCATTACTTTATAAAAGTTAAATAAAAAATTGAAAAACCGTTTAAACTCATCAATGCTATTATTTTTATGATATTCGAATTGGTTTTCAAAATAAATTCCAAAAAAATAAACTTTTCCAAATGAGTAAAATAAAGGTAGTCCTCCTCCTAACTTTTTTAGCTTCGTCAACAGGAATTTTTGCCCAAGGTCAGTTGTCTGATAAACCAATTCAGAATATTGAAGCCCGTGATAAGGTTACCCTGGATGGTTTATGGAGCATAATTGTAGATCCGCTTGAAAATGGATATTACAACTACCGATGGCAGCCTAAAGACAATGGATACTTCATGGATGCAAAAATGGAGAATCCTTCCGATCTGATCGAATATAACTTTGATACTAGTTATCAAATCATGGTTCCTGGTGACTGGAATACGCAGATGGAGAAACTCTATTTTTATGAAGGCACCGTTTGGTATAAGAAGAGTTTTGATTATGATCTACAACCAAACGAAAGAGCTTATGTCTATTTCGAAGCTGCAAACTATGAGGCAATAGCTTATCTGAATGGGGAGAAGCTTGGTGAACATATAGGAGGCTATACTCCATTTCAGTTTGAGGTGACGGACGTCATCAAAGAAAAAGACAATTTTTTGGTTGTAAAAGTTGACAATAAGCGTCTTCGGGAAGCTATCCCGACCATTAATACAGATTGGTGGAATTATGGAGGAATTACACGATCTGTACATCTTATCAAAACTCCACAAACTTATATAAAAGATTATTACCTGCAGTTGGCAGACGGCTCCACCAATAAACTGGAAGGCTGGGTTGAACTCAATGATGACACAAGTGGAGAAATGGTTCAGCTTGGAATTCCGGAG
The window above is part of the Balneola sp. genome. Proteins encoded here:
- a CDS encoding competence protein TfoX, which translates into the protein MATDKDFVDFVVEQIQNTGSIHAKSMFGEYGIFSDGKIFGLICDNKLFVKPTQAGRDYIGNVIEAPPYKGAKNSFLIEDKLEDSEWLSELIRVTLKELPEPKKKKKKG
- a CDS encoding methylmalonyl-CoA mutase, which produces MQEPYSAKNKIRFVTAASLFDGHDASINIMRRILQSSGAEVIHLGHNRSVHEIVNCAIQEDAQGIAISSYQGGHVEYFKYMIELLEEHGAGHIKVFGGGGGVIVESEIEELHNAGVTRIFSVDDGSSMGLQGMINFMLKECDFNPLSVAKPEIKKLKQRDTIALSRALTAIENEADDVLSLKEGKLTDAKGKEIELSEKIIPLVGITGTGGAGKSSLTDELVRRFLTEFEDLTIGIISVDPSKVKTGGALLGDRIRMNSIDTDRVFMRSMATRASNRSTSKGLLGAIELYKAAGFDLIVVETSGIGQSGTEIVDITDIPMYVMTSEYGAATQLEKINMLDLAELVVLNKFEKKGSLDALRDVRKQMIRNMGQWHAKQEDMPVYPTIAAQFNDEGVNRLFKALVDKINGHYSIGWETKIYNNPAPAENIQAQAIIPGKRVRYLSEISETVRDYHTWVEDQVDVASKLDQVSGTIDQLENWNPDEKAIMKDNLSTMREHWLSKLDVLPKKILEGWGELFEKYQQEFFEVQIRDKTFKNKLYRESLSGLQIPRVALPKTKHKGEQLKFALKENLPGYFPYTAGVFPFKREGEDPTRMFAGEGTPERTNKRFHYVSEGMPAARLSTAFDSVTLYGEDPGYRPDIYGKIGNSGVSICTLDDMKKLYSGFELTSPKTSVSMTINGPAPMILAMFMNTAIDQEVERYLKENGKWEEAKKKIKAYFKERDVEQPHYGMEIPEGSDEFGLATLGISGDHLLPEDTYEEIKEQTLSVVRGTVQADILKEDQAQNTCIFSTEFALKMMGDIQTYFTEHKVRNYYSVSISGYHIAEAGANPITQAAFTLANGFTFVEYYLARGLDVDDFAHNLSFFFSNGLDPEYAVIGRVARRIWAVAMKDKYEANDRSQKLKYHIQTSGRSLHAQEIQFNDIRTTLQALLAIYDNCNSLHTNAYDEAITTPTEESVRRALAIQMIINKEMGTAKNENINQGSYFIEELTDLVEEAILTEFDRITERGGVLGAMENMYQRGKIQDESLYYESKKHSGELPIIGVNTFQKEEGGEEEDKEIDLIRSTEEEKRQQIENLEKFWKRNEKDAEEAIERLKEVARNNGNLFEELMETVKVASLGQISHALYEVGGQYRRNM
- a CDS encoding ATPase codes for the protein MANTNFTSRKNILTVTRTFEAPVSLVWKTWTESKLLDQWWAPKPWKSKTTHMEFKEDGHRIYAMIGPNGEEHWGRTNYNSIEEPHNFTGDDVFCDEDGKVNTDLPVAHFAANFNEVSGHTEMMMITEYESEEQLNQILEMGMKDGLSKAFDQLDKVLSEFE